Proteins encoded by one window of Maliibacterium massiliense:
- a CDS encoding pyridoxal phosphate-dependent aminotransferase, producing MQLSQLAQSISASMTLAIDAKAKRMRAEGVDVVGFGAGEPDFPTPQHIIEAAKRAMDEGQTRYTPAAGTLALRQAICEKLQRDNGLAYEPAQIVVSNGAKHALFNACQALLNAGDEAIIPAPYWVTYPELVKMAGAVPVFVDTKPEEDFLLTPQALEAAITDKTRVVILNSPSNPCGSMYSRAQLEALAAVIEKHDLAVISDEIYEKLVYDGAQFFSIASLSPAMQARTVVVNGMSKAYAMTGWRIGYTAAPKDVSAVMSNYQSHCTSNPNSIAQAASLAALQGPAGPMQDMVEAFGVRRDYMISRVADIPNLSCTHPHGAFYLFVDISACFGKASGDMRIANSMDFCAALLEKRQVAAVPGVAFGADNFMRLSYATSIQTIEKGMDRIAAFVCGLSD from the coding sequence ATGCAACTTTCGCAACTGGCACAGAGCATCAGCGCCTCGATGACGCTGGCGATTGACGCCAAGGCCAAACGCATGCGCGCCGAGGGCGTGGACGTCGTGGGCTTTGGCGCGGGCGAGCCGGATTTTCCCACGCCCCAGCACATCATCGAGGCCGCCAAGCGCGCCATGGACGAGGGCCAGACCCGCTATACGCCGGCGGCGGGCACGCTTGCGCTGCGCCAGGCCATTTGCGAGAAGCTGCAGCGGGATAACGGCCTTGCCTACGAGCCCGCCCAGATCGTGGTCTCCAACGGCGCCAAGCACGCGCTCTTCAACGCCTGCCAGGCGCTGCTGAACGCGGGCGACGAGGCGATTATCCCCGCGCCCTACTGGGTCACCTACCCCGAGCTGGTCAAGATGGCCGGCGCGGTGCCGGTGTTTGTGGACACCAAACCCGAGGAGGATTTTCTGCTCACGCCCCAGGCGCTGGAGGCAGCCATCACCGATAAAACCCGCGTTGTGATCCTCAACAGCCCCTCCAACCCGTGCGGCAGCATGTACAGCCGCGCCCAGCTGGAGGCCCTGGCCGCGGTGATCGAAAAACACGATCTGGCGGTGATCTCCGACGAGATTTACGAAAAGCTTGTCTATGACGGCGCGCAGTTTTTCAGCATCGCTTCCTTAAGCCCTGCCATGCAGGCGCGCACCGTGGTGGTCAACGGCATGTCCAAAGCCTACGCCATGACGGGCTGGCGCATCGGCTACACCGCCGCGCCCAAGGACGTCTCGGCCGTGATGTCCAACTACCAGAGCCACTGCACCTCCAACCCCAACTCCATCGCGCAGGCCGCGTCCCTGGCCGCGCTGCAGGGCCCTGCAGGCCCCATGCAGGACATGGTGGAGGCATTCGGCGTGCGCAGGGACTACATGATCAGCCGCGTGGCGGATATCCCGAACCTTTCGTGCACCCATCCCCACGGCGCGTTCTACCTGTTTGTGGATATCTCCGCCTGCTTCGGCAAGGCGTCGGGCGACATGCGCATCGCAAACTCCATGGACTTTTGCGCGGCGCTGCTGGAGAAGCGTCAGGTGGCTGCCGTGCCAGGCGTGGCCTTTGGCGCGGACAACTTCATGCGCCTGAGCTACGCCACCAGCATCCAGACCATCGAAAAGGGAATGGACCGCATTGCCGCCTTTGTATGCGGCCTGAGCGACTGA
- a CDS encoding 2-isopropylmalate synthase translates to MPKPRIAFSDKSNVLEQSAYRYQLQDVAKPNLYRELFDYKSVPKVSFNHRLVPMEVPDEIWITDTTFRDGQQSVSPFTVDQIVDLFKLLSRLGGPKGIIRQSEFFLYTDKDKEAVRRCQDLGLAFPEVTSWIRANAKDFELVRQMGVKETGILVSCSDYHIFKKMHLTRAQAMEKYLAIVKAALDAGIRPRCHFEDITRADFYGFVVPFALELARLSDESGIPIKIRACDTLGFGVSYPGVALPRSVPGIIYGLRHYAQVPSALLEWHGHNDFYKVVTNAASAWLYGCASVNCAMLGIGERTGNCPTEGMVMEYCSLRGTTDGMDLSVITEIGEYFEREIGIPIPPRTPFVGRNFNSTRAGIHADGLLKDEEIYNIFDTGAILNRPATVAVDSHSGLAGIAHWINGYFRLKGEDVLDKQAPIVAQIKEKVDALYADGRNTVMGDEELIAIMREVDDDYYLRLAYIRHGRHRHGKK, encoded by the coding sequence ATGCCCAAACCGCGCATCGCGTTTTCCGATAAAAGCAACGTGCTGGAACAGTCCGCCTACCGCTACCAGCTGCAGGATGTGGCAAAACCCAACCTGTACCGCGAGCTGTTTGATTACAAGAGCGTGCCCAAGGTATCGTTCAACCACCGCCTGGTGCCCATGGAGGTGCCTGACGAAATCTGGATCACCGACACCACCTTCCGCGACGGGCAGCAGTCGGTCTCCCCCTTTACGGTGGACCAGATTGTGGACCTCTTTAAACTGCTCTCCCGCCTGGGCGGACCCAAGGGCATCATCCGCCAGAGCGAGTTTTTCCTCTACACGGATAAGGACAAGGAGGCGGTGCGCCGCTGCCAGGATTTGGGGTTGGCCTTTCCGGAGGTGACCAGCTGGATTCGCGCCAACGCCAAGGATTTTGAGCTGGTGCGCCAGATGGGCGTCAAGGAGACGGGGATACTGGTCTCCTGCTCGGATTACCATATCTTTAAAAAGATGCACCTGACGCGCGCGCAGGCCATGGAAAAGTACCTGGCCATCGTCAAGGCCGCGCTGGATGCGGGCATCCGGCCGCGCTGCCACTTTGAGGACATCACCCGCGCGGACTTCTACGGCTTTGTGGTGCCGTTCGCGCTGGAGCTGGCGCGCCTGAGCGACGAGAGCGGCATCCCCATCAAGATTCGCGCCTGCGATACGCTGGGCTTCGGCGTGTCCTACCCGGGCGTGGCGCTGCCGCGCAGCGTGCCGGGCATCATCTACGGGCTGCGCCATTACGCCCAGGTTCCCTCCGCGCTATTGGAGTGGCACGGGCACAACGATTTTTATAAAGTGGTCACCAACGCCGCGAGCGCCTGGCTCTACGGCTGCGCAAGCGTCAACTGCGCGATGCTGGGCATTGGCGAGCGCACCGGCAACTGCCCCACCGAGGGCATGGTGATGGAGTACTGCTCCCTGCGGGGCACCACCGACGGGATGGACCTGTCGGTCATCACCGAGATCGGGGAGTATTTTGAGCGAGAGATCGGCATCCCCATTCCCCCGCGCACCCCGTTTGTGGGGCGCAACTTCAACTCCACGCGCGCGGGTATCCACGCAGACGGCCTGCTCAAGGATGAGGAAATCTACAATATCTTCGATACCGGCGCCATCCTCAATCGCCCCGCCACCGTGGCGGTGGATTCCCACAGCGGCCTTGCGGGCATCGCGCACTGGATCAACGGCTACTTCCGCCTCAAGGGGGAGGACGTGCTCGATAAGCAGGCGCCCATTGTCGCCCAGATCAAGGAGAAGGTGGACGCCCTTTACGCAGACGGTCGCAACACCGTCATGGGCGACGAGGAGCTGATCGCCATCATGCGCGAGGTGGACGACGATTACTACCTGCGCTTGGCATACATCCGCCACGGACGCCATAGGCACGGCAAAAAGTAA